A genome region from Solanum pennellii chromosome 12, SPENNV200 includes the following:
- the LOC107007416 gene encoding SOSS complex subunit B homolog, whose protein sequence is MPCNDIVSYCQRMQFLKDIVPAALNNINTKFIVLDKGRIDLEGQHKTCLALVADETAAVHFQMWGDECDVFEPGDIIRLENGIFSYIRNNRNNHVLRAGKRGKAEKVGEFTMAYVEKPNMSEIHWVPDPKNPKIYLPVDFTSYISPTH, encoded by the exons ATGCCATGCAATG ATATTGTATCATATTGTCAAAGGATGCAGTTTCTAAAAGACATCGTACCTGCTGCATTGAACAATATAAACACCAAGTTTATTGTTTTGGACAAAGGGAGGATAGATTTAGAAGGGCAACACAAGACATGTTTGGCACTAGTTGCAGATGAGACAGCTGCGGTTCACTTTCAAATGTGGGGTGATGAATGTGATGTTTTTGAGCCTGGGGATATCATCCGGTTAGAAAATGGCATCTTTTCTTATATTCGCAATAACCGCAATAACCATGTACTACGGGCAGGTAAGCGAGGCAAGGCAGAAAAAGTGGGAGAGTTTACCATGGCCTATGTGGAGAAACCAAACATGAGTGAGATACATTGGGTCCCTGATCCGAAGAATCCTAAGATATATTTGCCAGTGGATTTTACTTCTTACATTTCACCAACACATTGA
- the LOC107005949 gene encoding uncharacterized protein LOC107005949: SSKDKNNISIIFPFFSSHSFCFQQTPHAHLLLLSFSVSSATKKHSFSTLSDPQIHGYQETIITLLLKTPSSLLFCILSSSMKLTKSMLSPNHARHDPPLTLPTSLSRKLKANGSIKGGQSPATFPTTTGKKRGSSFDNPEPSSPKVTCIGQVKMKTKKKVRQTRNLSNRRSDISFRKLEEERGVLIQNQRSSSVHLQAQDQCAAAVAVAHRNQRWVHLPVTIYEALREFSCLFPCRSSCFSNEKGKQQDKVNGSRDVDNNNNNGQRRCEDVVARWLVALQDSETEEKNRGIELMVTNNLKEKDDEEGEKMLSSMRSSRRHVFEGIEFKDHDDESVEMKEEKGRVSICIPPKNALLLMRCRSDPMKMADITNRFWESPAREETNEKEIGENAEVKEVVDTENTECNGLQETSVTVDLVENEENAEAVEVTDSSKDEEKLKCDELTPETEEQDEEDSEMKGLVAVAAVEVNSIVDQLLESEKKEEEDSSIQSFSSFSENDEDETLEEEERFKSIIKKVIEETLLLEHIDREDAKQIQHEHEEEAKSDAVFSNNENEKESRKQQNESILPDCLLLMMCEPKLSMEVSKETWVYSSTEVKQAKTVTTKKKKNEIPEDPKRRRSIDKSKQQHLLLQPPRSSCSFPATGVSPAMSMATMIEQKLVNAVAYEPLVLTRCKSEPMRTAAGATAKLVPETCFWKNMKIEPHRRATFGFGAAGVGF; the protein is encoded by the coding sequence TCATCTAAAGACAAAAACAACATTTCAATCATCTTCCCATTTTTTTCCTCCCATAGCTTTTGCTTTCAACAAACTCCACACGCACATCTCCTTTTGCTTTCATTTTCTGTTTCTTCTGCCACAAAAAAACACAGCTTTTCTACACTTTCAGACCCCCAAATCCATGGCTACCAAGAAACCATTATCACATTACTACTGAAAACTCCTTCATCTCTTCTCTTTTGTAtcctttcttcttcaatgaaACTCACCAAATCCATGCTTAGTCCTAACCATGCCCGGCATGATCCACCTCTTACTCTTCCCACTTCTCTCAGTCGGAAGCTTAAAGCTAATGGCAGTATTAAAGGCGGACAATCCCCAGCTACGTTTCCTACTACCACCGGAAAGAAACGAGGGTCGAGTTTTGATAACCCGGAACCTTCGTCTCCGAAGGTGACTTGTATTGGTCAGGTGAAAAtgaagacgaagaagaaagtTAGGCAAACACGGAATTTGTCTAATAGAAGGAGTGATATAAGTTTCAGGAAGTTGGAAGAAGAAAGGGGAGTTTTGATTCAGAATCAGAGGAGTTCTAGTGTGCATTTACAGGCGCAAGATCAATGTGCGGCGGCGGTAGCGGTGGCGCATAGAAATCAGAGATGGGTACATTTGCCAGTAACGATATATGAAGCTTTGAGAGAGTTTAGCTGTTTGTTTCCATGTCGGTCTTCGTGTTTTTCGAATGAGAAAGGAAAACAACAAGATAAAGTTAATGGATCTAGAGatgttgataataataataataatgggcAGAGGAGATGTGAGGATGTTGTTGCTAGATGGCTAGTTGCATTACAAGATAGTGaaacagaagaaaaaaacaGAGGGATTGAGTTGATGGTGACGAATAACCTGAAGGAAAAAGACGATGAAGAAGGAGAGAAAATGCTAAGTAGTATGAGAAGCTCAAGAAGGCATGTGTTTGAAGGTATTGAGTTCAAGGATCATGACGATGAGAGTGTAGAAATGAAGGAAGAGAAGGGTAGAGTTAGCATTTGCATTCCACCTAAAAATGCTTTGCTTCTAATGAGATGTCGATCTGATCCTATGAAAATGGCGGATATTACTAATCGATTCTGGGAATCACCTGCTCGGGAAGAAACTAATGAGAAAGAAATCGGAGAAAATGCGGAGGTGAAAGAAGTAGTAGATACAGAAAACACTGAATGCAATGGACTACAGGAAACTAGTGTTACTGTAGATCTGGTAGAAAATGAAGAGAATGCAGAAGCAGTAGAAGTCACAGATAGTAGTAAGGATGAAGAAAAGCTCAAATGCGATGAATTAACGCCAGAAACAGAGGAACAAGATGAAGAAGACAGTGAGATGAAGGGACTTGTAGCAGTAGCTGCAGTAGAAGTAAACTCCATTGTTGATCAACTCCTTGAAtcagagaaaaaagaagaagaagacagcAGCATTCAGAGTTTTTCATCTTTCTCAGAAAACGACGAAGATGAAACAttggaagaagaagagagattcAAATCAATTATTAAGAAGGTGATCGAAGAAACACTCTTGTTAGAACACATTGATAGAGAAGATGCAAAACAAATTCAACACGAACAcgaagaagaagcaaaatctgATGCAGTATTTTCAAACAATGAAAACGAAAAAGAATCGAGAAAACAACAGAACGAATCAATTCTTCCAGATTGCTTGCTTCTAATGATGTGTGAGCCCAAGCTATCCATGGAGGTTTCTAAGGAAACATGGGTATACAGCAGCACCGAAGTAAAACAAGCTAAAACAGTGacgacaaagaagaagaagaatgaaattCCCGAGGATCCAAAGAGAAGGCGAAGCATTGACAAGAGTAAACAACAACACCTCCTTCTACAACCACCAAGGTCATCGTGTTCTTTCCCGGCGACCGGAGTTTCGCCGGCGATGTCCATGGCGACGATGATAGAGCAGAAACTGGTAAACGCAGTGGCTTACGAGCCGTTAGTGTTGACAAGGTGCAAGTCGGAGCCGATGAGGACAGCGGCGGGGGCGACGGCTAAGCTTGTACCGGAGACTTGTTTCTGGAAGAATATGAAGATTGAGCCACATCGACGAGCTACATTTGGATTCGGGGCGGCTGGAGTCGGGTTTTGA
- the LOC107007540 gene encoding reticulon-4-interacting protein 1, mitochondrial isoform X2, whose product MCLRLKMRSGYGRSIFEPLLPLILGRDISGEVAAVGNSVKSLTVGQDVFGALHPTAVRGTYTDYAILAEDELAPKPGSLSHVEASAIPFAALTAWRALKSTARIREGHRVLVIGGGGAVGFSAIQLAVAAGCHVSTTCGGESISRILAAGAEQAIDYTSEDAEVALKGHFDAVLDTIGVPDTERMGISLLKKGGHYMTLQGEAASVTDRHGLAIGLPMAAAILLKKQIQYRYSHGIEYWWNYMRADAEGLHEIRRLSEAGKLQLPVDKTFPISKVREAHEAKDRRQIPGKVVLEID is encoded by the exons ATGTGCTTGAGGTTGAAG ATGCGATCAGGCTATGGACGTTCAATTTTTGAACCACTTCTACCATTGATTTTGGGCCGAGATATAAGTGGTGAAGTTGCAGCTGTTGGAAATTCTGTCAAGTCACTTACAGTTGGGCAGGATGTATTTGGTGCTCTGCATCCAACCGCTGTGAGGGGTACTTATACTGACTATGCTATTCTTGCGGAGGATGAACTTGCTCCAAAGCCGGGATCACTTTCACATGTG GAAGCCAGTGCTATCCCTTTTGCTGCTCTAACTGCTTGGCGTGCGCTAAAAAGTACTGCCAGAATAAGAGAGGG GCATAGGGTATTGGTCATAGGTGGAGGAGGAGCAGTAGGTTTCTCTGCAATTCAGCTTGCTGTGGCTGCAGGCTGCCATGTTTCTACTACGTGTGGAGGAGAGAGTATAAGTCGCATTTTAGCAGCCGGTGCTGAGCAGGCCATTGACTATACCAGTGAG GATGCTGAAGTAGCACTTAAGGGGCATTTTGATGCTGTCTTGGATACAATTGGTGTGCCAGATACAGAGAGAATGGGCATTAGCCTTTTAAAGAAAGGTGGACACTACATGACGTTACAG GGGGAGGCTGCATCGGTGACTGATAGGCATGGACTAGCTATTGGTCTTCCTATGGCAGCAGCCATCTTGCTGAAGAAGCAAATCCAATATCGATATTCTCATGGAATAG AATATTGGTGGAATTATATGAGGGCTGATGCTGAGGGTTTACATGAGATACGCCGGTTATCTGAGGCTGGGAAGCTTCAACTCCCAGTAGATAAAACTTTCCCAATTTCAAAGGTGAGAGAGGCTCACGAGGCCAAGGATAGACGACAAATTCCTGGCAAAGTGGTGCTAGAAATTGACTGA
- the LOC107007540 gene encoding reticulon-4-interacting protein 1, mitochondrial isoform X1 produces the protein MIRLIYRRIEIGTGDGGISNLGFGKRGIVTSCRAVLLPRFGGPEMLEFRDNVSVPDLKLNQVLVRARAVSINPLDTRMRSGYGRSIFEPLLPLILGRDISGEVAAVGNSVKSLTVGQDVFGALHPTAVRGTYTDYAILAEDELAPKPGSLSHVEASAIPFAALTAWRALKSTARIREGHRVLVIGGGGAVGFSAIQLAVAAGCHVSTTCGGESISRILAAGAEQAIDYTSEDAEVALKGHFDAVLDTIGVPDTERMGISLLKKGGHYMTLQGEAASVTDRHGLAIGLPMAAAILLKKQIQYRYSHGIEYWWNYMRADAEGLHEIRRLSEAGKLQLPVDKTFPISKVREAHEAKDRRQIPGKVVLEID, from the exons ATGATCCGATTGATATATCGGAGGATTGAGATTGGTACTGGCGATGGAGGAATTTCGAATTTAGGTTTTGGCAAAAGAGGTATTGTTACGAGCTGTAGAGCTGTGTTGTTGCCGCGATTTGGTGGACCGGAGATGCTTGAGTTTCGTGACAATGTATCTGTTCCTGATCTAAAACTTAATCAAGTGCTTGTTCGTGCTCGTGCTGTTTCAATCAATCCGCTTGATACCAGA ATGCGATCAGGCTATGGACGTTCAATTTTTGAACCACTTCTACCATTGATTTTGGGCCGAGATATAAGTGGTGAAGTTGCAGCTGTTGGAAATTCTGTCAAGTCACTTACAGTTGGGCAGGATGTATTTGGTGCTCTGCATCCAACCGCTGTGAGGGGTACTTATACTGACTATGCTATTCTTGCGGAGGATGAACTTGCTCCAAAGCCGGGATCACTTTCACATGTG GAAGCCAGTGCTATCCCTTTTGCTGCTCTAACTGCTTGGCGTGCGCTAAAAAGTACTGCCAGAATAAGAGAGGG GCATAGGGTATTGGTCATAGGTGGAGGAGGAGCAGTAGGTTTCTCTGCAATTCAGCTTGCTGTGGCTGCAGGCTGCCATGTTTCTACTACGTGTGGAGGAGAGAGTATAAGTCGCATTTTAGCAGCCGGTGCTGAGCAGGCCATTGACTATACCAGTGAG GATGCTGAAGTAGCACTTAAGGGGCATTTTGATGCTGTCTTGGATACAATTGGTGTGCCAGATACAGAGAGAATGGGCATTAGCCTTTTAAAGAAAGGTGGACACTACATGACGTTACAG GGGGAGGCTGCATCGGTGACTGATAGGCATGGACTAGCTATTGGTCTTCCTATGGCAGCAGCCATCTTGCTGAAGAAGCAAATCCAATATCGATATTCTCATGGAATAG AATATTGGTGGAATTATATGAGGGCTGATGCTGAGGGTTTACATGAGATACGCCGGTTATCTGAGGCTGGGAAGCTTCAACTCCCAGTAGATAAAACTTTCCCAATTTCAAAGGTGAGAGAGGCTCACGAGGCCAAGGATAGACGACAAATTCCTGGCAAAGTGGTGCTAGAAATTGACTGA